The genomic segment ACTGTAACTGTACGCCTGTCCACCTTGCCAATAAAGAAGTCTTCATGCTTTTTGACATCATGGATGCTTATTGGGAATAACGTTGACCATGGAATGCTGCAATGatatgcatgtttttttttcaacACAATTCAGATGACATATGTTTATCTGAACGTATTTCTATAGGACAataattctaaatcaaaacataCTTATTCAAAATACAGTCATACCAGGATCCagatgcagagggaggtgtttagtcccagggtccttagctaaaagttcatcactaagctaaggaccctgggactaaacacctccctctgcaactggatcctggacttcctgacgggccgtccccaggtggtaagggtaagtaacaacacatctgccacattgatcctcaacacgggagcccctcagcggtgcatgctcagtccccccctgtactccctgttcacccatgactgcatggccaggcacgactccaacatcatcaagtttgtcgacgacacaacagtggtaggcctgatcaccgacaacgatgagacagcctatagggaggaggtcagagacctggccgtgtggtgccaggataacaacctctccctcaatgtgatcaagacaaaggagatgattgtggactacaggaaaaaaagactgagcacgcccacattctcatcgacggggctgtagtggaacaggttgagagcttcaagttccttggtgtccacatcactaacaaactcatggtccaaacacaccaagacagtcgtgaagagggcatgacaaagcctatttcccctcaggagactgaaaatatttggcatgggtcctcagatcctcaaaaagttatacagttgcaccatcgagagcatcctgactggttgcatcaccgcctggtatggcaactgctcggcctccgaccgcaaggcactacagagggtagtgcatacggcccagtacatcactggggccaagcttcctgccatccaggacctctataccaggtgttgtcagaggaaggccctaaaaatggtcaccctagtcatatactgttttctctgctactgcacggcaagcggtaccggagtgccaagtctaggtccaaaaggcttcttaacaacttctaccaccaagccataagactcctgaacagctaatcatgtctAACCGGACTATTTGTattgccccccccaccaccccctcttttacgctgctgcaactctgtttattatctatgcatagtcactttaactctacccacatgtacatattacctcaattacctcgactaaccggtgcccccgcacattgactctgtaccggtaccccctgtatatagcctccctactgttattttattttactgctgctctttaattatttactatttttattttttacttatctattttttacttaacactttttttgttcttaaaactgcattgttggtcaagggcttgtaagtaagcatttcactgtaaggtctacacccgttgtattcggcgcatgtggcaaataacatttgatttgatttgaagggatAGGTGGCAACATATTTTTTATGAATcaggaaataattatttgacaatCGATTTTTACCTTTATCCATAACTAGTCCCCTCAATAATGGATTACCTTTCAGAGAGGTGTTGGTGGGTGGGCCCTAGAACGCTCAGCGAGCGTAAACAGTCTCGATTGGTATTTAAGACTGCCAGTAATCCTCTAGCTCTACTCTGAGCCCGCCCCCTCGGTGACAGTCAATCAAGTGACGCCCGAGCTTCTGCAGGTGCAACACTGGGTACTGCTGCGACGGAGCTGCAGATAAAAACAGACATTTCACGGTAAGCCGCAAGCTGTATTATCTTGCGAGGCATTTAAACAAATTATAATAGCACTAGAAAGTGTTCGATTATGTTGGCAGATGTAAATCAAAGAATGGAGAGGACAAATTTAGTCGCAAAATAAGGAAGAATAACCTTCATTTGACATATAGCGAGGCTAGGATGCTTCGCTAGCATCAATAGCCTAGTATGCTAGCTAAGCCTAATTGCAGGGAGCCGTGTATTTTCATTGGGTGAAAATGCTGTCAATGCGGCTGTTTAACAGAATGTAGCCTAGTTTTTCTGCCATTACAACAGCAATCCTATTGAATGACCAGCAGCAGCTGTTATTCGGGAAATAAACATATTTAGAAGTATGTTTTTTCTTCCCATTGAATGGTGCGCGAGCCATTCGAGCCCCATCTAACAAGCTTGAGGATAGCAGTAgcaactggctggctagctagatagGCGTCTTTActagccagatagctagctagctaaacagtgGCGACCCAATGGGTTGGTCTTAGCCTAATTGATCTCCCGGTGACCAAGACCGCTTACCCATGTAAGTACAATTATCTACATACATTGACCATAGCAAATGTCAAGTCAAACCGCCTGATGTAAATGCATGTCCCTGTCCATTCAATTATACGACATGCGCTAAAATATATTCTCAAGACACCCACTGACCCAGCCATAGCTGGTTAGCCAGTTTAGCGGACGCTTTGCCTAAGCCCCGCAGTTTCCGCCTCCTTTATCTTGGTCTGGGTGCGCATAGGCGATTTTACTGTCTGAAATGTCGGAGCAATGACTATCTATCTACGTTTATTTATAACAAAATGCTGTTTTCATTACATTGCTTTACTATGAAAGATATAAAGATTATTACAGCATCGTTTCTTTCTGTTTAAACGTTATAAGCGCACTAGAATGTGCAGGGACTGACTATACAGCGCCACAGGACACATATGATGTTTACAAGACTCTCACCTCTCAAGATAAGTGTTATGGAAATGTTATGAGGGTCAATCAGTTTTGATCCTGTGCTTTAGTGGATAGATTTCTTTGAAAGTAGGCTCGGCCTGACCTCACCTCCGTTAGTAACAATCAAAGATGCCTGTATTATCAGATCTGGGAGGAGTCCACATTTTCAATGTCAAAATTATTATTATGGTATTACTCAATGAAATCTAGTTGCATTTTAGATTCTTGAAAAGCAAGGATATGCAATGACATTCAAGCCATCGAAATCACACTGATGTGGATATGGGTCCTTAATACTGTAATTGGCCATAGAATCAAAGCATACGCCTATTTCCAAATTCAACTTTTATTTTGGTTTTAATTCAATATGTTGTACCATTCCATAGCCTTCCACAAAAATATATTGCTGTAGGCTATTTTAAAACATCCTTATCTTTAgttgattaaatacatttgaaGGGTGTGACTGTAATCTCATGTCAATCATTCACTAAAAGGCTTTATGGCTCATTGAACATAGTCAACATCAATCAGTATGATCTGACACACATTTTTTATTGATTGTTGTCTGTCCCTTTCCCAGGGAGGTGTTAGATTATATTACTCATTCTATTGACCACTGCTGTTGGAAGCGTTTAGAAAAATTACTCCATAGTTATTAGTTTGATGTCAAAACATGCTGGCATATTTTGATGTAGCTATTTTTCATAGAGACAGTAGATGTTGGATATGGGTGGGATGAGTGATCATCATTTGGTAGTTCTACTTACCTGCCCATTTCCTCAGATATTTACCAAAGAGGTGCTCATGGATTTCTCTAAAAAACGATCCTCTGATTGTTGACAACGCAAATGGATAAATCTGCCATTTTGACTGAAGAAATGTTTCTATTTTAAATGGGCAACAAAGGCATTAATTCAATTTGTCGTCATTCTCTCCCTCCAAAGATGGCCTCCGCAACAGCCACCTATGGACAGAAGGAGACCTCAGACCAGAACTTTGACTACATGTTCAAGATCCTGATCATTGGCAACAGCAGTGTGGGTAAGACCTCCTTCCTGTTTCGCTACGCAGACGACTCATTCACACCGGCCTTCGTCAGCACGGTGGGCATCGACTTCAAGGTGAAGACCATCTACAGAAACGACAAGAGGATCAAGCTGCAGATCTGGGTAagacactgaccttaactgattCAATCATCCCTCTGTTGAACACAAATGAGCTCATGTATGTTATTAGGGGTATTCTTGCTTTAAAGGGATTGCTCCaccaaattataataataataataatatgccatttagcagacgcttttatccaaagcgacttaccgtcatgcgtgcatacaaatTACTGTCATACAAATTACACATTTACCTCATCTAATGGATATGTAGTCGGCTAGTTTGGGTGAAGAACAGACATTGACAGATTCAACCGCAGTGGTATCTAatccccaaccctggtcctggagtgctaCTGTACAAGGTGTGCAGGCTCTTGACAAGAGCATGATCAGTTAAATCGGGTGTATTAGAGCTGGACTGGAACAAAAACCTACGTAACTTGTAGCattccaggaccagggttggtgacaACTATTTTACCTTATGAAATATGAATGAGCACAAAGGTCTAGGCAAGTAGGCTAGTTCTCCAAGTTTGATATCAATACGCTATACAGTCGGGGGGGGAGACGAGACGACTGTATGGGAAATATCCCATGACAATAGGCTAGACTTGAAAGTTACGCTTTTTTAGGGGGTGAGTTTGTTTAGGATTTTGGCCAGTCAGACCTCTATACTTTCCTGCACTCATCTCCATTTGAGGCCTATGACAGcggagggggcagagaggagcAGTATCGGTACACTTGCAGGAGGTTtgtgtctccagtctctctccctctctctctcgctctgtctgtctgtggctccTGTGAGGAATATGTTTAGTTCTGAAGAAGATTGGTTGTGACACTACGTGCGTCATGGTGAGGCATCTGCATCCACCCCCTTTATCAGAGTAGACCTCGCTTTGGAACAGCGCACACAGCTCTGATCTAGGGTGCTACCTTTATACACAAGAGATATTCTCATTATAAGGATTATGATTACTGTTTCTTGAAAAATGCAGTTTGAGGATTTGATGACACATGCTCACCTAGACCTACAGTcgttcagtgtttttagatatttttgtcagatgttactatggtatactgaagtataattacaagcattccattccaagtgtcaaaggcttttattgacaattacattacgtttatgcaaagagtctatttgcagtgttgacccttctttttcaagacctctgcaatccgccctggcatgctgtcaattaacttctgggccacaacctgactgatggcagcccattcttgcataatcaatgcttggagtttgttagaatttgtgggtttttgtttgtccacctgcctcttgaggattgagcacaagttctcaatgggattaaggtctggggagtttcctggccatggacccaaaatgttgttttgttccccaagccacttagttatcacttttgccttatggcaaggtgctccatcatgctggaaaaggcattgttcgacaccaaactgttcttggatggttgggagaagttgctctctgaggatgtgttggtaccattatttattcatggctgtgttcttaggcaaagtTGTGAGTGagtccactcccttggctgagaagcaaccccacacatgaatggtctcaggatgctttactgttggcatgacacaggactgatggtagcgctcaccttgtcttctccggacaagcttttttccggatgccccaaacaatcgtaaAGGGatttcatcagagaaaatgactttaccccagtcctcagcagtccaatccctgtacctgttgcacaatatcagtctgtccctgatgtttttcctggagagaagtggcttcctcactgcccttcttgataccaggccatcctccaaaagtattcacctcactgtgcgtgcagatgcactcacacctgcctgctgccattcctgagcaagctctggaTTTTCTTGTGctccctgaagccttcttcacaacaattgaacctctctccttgaagtacttgatgatccgataaatggttgatttaggtgcaatcttactagcagcaatatccttgcctgtgaaggcctttttgtgcaaagcaatgatgtcggcacgtgtttccttgcaggtaaccatggttaacagaggaagaacaatgatttcaagcaccaccctccttttaaagcttccagtctgttattctaactcaatcagcatgacagagtgatctccagccttgtcctcatcaacactctcacctgtgttaatgagagaatcactgacatgatgtcagctggtccttttgtggcagggctgaaatgcagtggaaaagtttttttgggattaagttcattttcatggcaaagagggacattgcaattaatcggatcactcttcataacattctggagtatatgcaaattgccatcataaaaactgatgcagcagactttgtgaaaattaatatttgtgtcattctcaacttttgaccacatgTTTTTATAGAAATTTGAACGGTTTTCTCAGTTGCCAGATCCGAGGCGCATTTTAGTAAAGCGAGCAAATCCACTCTCCCAAGATATTATTTTGATTTATGTTGCTTGACATGTATGGAATAAATCAAGATTATATGCTGTCAATGTGGgtttatattcatatgatcctGTGAACATGACCATGTCTCAGTGTTATAAGATCGCTGAAGccaaaaaacaaacatgtatgcTGATAAATGTGTCTTGTTTTCCTAAATTGACCTCAATTCATTTTCCAAAGCGCCTGCCGTTGCTGTCTCTCCTACGTGCAGCGTCATTATGGCCTGGTGACGCCCATAAAACTTGCTTAAACACATCAGAAAATGGCTTCGAGAGCTATTGCATTTCTCTATGTGTTATGTTACTGTTATGTTCTATCGCACTGCCAACTCACTGCTTGTTTAAAACATAATCTTACACTGATATACTGCACTGCTGCATGTGCTGGCTATAAATTGATACTGTAACTACACTTCAGACATCACATGGAATATTGAAGTTAGTATctgtcttttttctttttttaatccACAACTTCATTGTTATATCCAGCTGCAATGTTTAAAGATGGATGTGAGGTTAAACTTAGTGCATTGTTTTATGTGGTAGTACATTGGAGGGCCCTTCTGCTGCAGGGCTATTTTTGTGTCAGAGTATACGTGTGTGCATGATACAATGATTGATTGTGTGATATAATGTGTGCTTCTCCCAGGACACTGCCGGCCAGGAACGCTACAGGACTATCACCACAGCCTACTACAGAGGAGCCATGGGCTTCCTGCTCATGTATGACATCACCAACGAGGACTCTTTCAATGCTGTGCAGGACTGGTACGGCACCACTGggcaatagtgtgtgtgtgtacaacgaCTGTACATTTGGCCTTGTATTGTATTTATGTTCTGCAAAAGTTACATAATTTGATGACTGGGTGAAAAATGACAGCACCAATCAAGCAGCTTTGCCTGTTGGATGAGGGTCCATGCATGGAACTAAAAAAAATGTGTATCTGGAAAGTTATGATAGGATCCTTAATACAACTCAATTTTGTATATGTGTGTTCAGGTCCACCCAGATTAAGACGTACTCATGGGACAACGCCCAGGTCCTGCTGGTGGGAAACAAGTGTGACATGGAGGATGAGAGGGTGGTGGCAGCAGACCGCGGCAGGCAGCTCTCTGACCAACTGGGTGAGTTGGAACACTGTACTTAATTACccagtaatataataataacaagTTACCAGTTTCCTTTCA from the Coregonus clupeaformis isolate EN_2021a chromosome 14, ASM2061545v1, whole genome shotgun sequence genome contains:
- the LOC121580769 gene encoding ras-related protein Rab-3A, producing the protein MASATATYGQKETSDQNFDYMFKILIIGNSSVGKTSFLFRYADDSFTPAFVSTVGIDFKVKTIYRNDKRIKLQIWDTAGQERYRTITTAYYRGAMGFLLMYDITNEDSFNAVQDWSTQIKTYSWDNAQVLLVGNKCDMEDERVVAADRGRQLSDQLGFEYFECSAKDNINVKQTFERLVDIICEKMSESLDNADPAITGAKQGPQLTEQPERPHQDCAC